The proteins below come from a single Kitasatospora sp. NBC_00315 genomic window:
- a CDS encoding carbohydrate ABC transporter permease gives MALHSERVQTRSPEPGKGDTVTADMTAGPVVDGGNPVRRPAGPSLLSKGAPYLLLLPAIVATLALLGWPLVKTLLLSFQNMNKRQLILHLTEWNGFDNYTAQLSSSEFWHTAGRSVAFTLVNVILIMVFGTLTGLLLNRLGKKMRLFLSVGLIMAWAMPFVAQSTVFTWLFDSHYGVVNWGLDKLGWHSMATYNWYSSQLSTFFVIVLLIVWGSIPFVAFNTYAGLTTIPTELYEAARMDGAGSFKIFSAVIFPSLKPFFLGTTFLEIIWVFKCFTQVFTINNGGPERLTETLPVYAFVEGMGNQHYGIGGAIAMLTIVMLGVAMTYYFRIIMKQEDEL, from the coding sequence ATGGCTTTGCATTCGGAGCGGGTGCAGACTCGGTCCCCGGAACCGGGGAAGGGTGACACGGTGACCGCTGATATGACCGCCGGCCCCGTCGTGGACGGCGGGAACCCGGTCCGCAGACCGGCCGGCCCGAGTCTGCTGAGTAAGGGCGCGCCGTACCTGCTGCTGCTGCCCGCCATCGTGGCCACTCTGGCTCTGCTCGGCTGGCCGCTGGTGAAGACGCTGCTGCTGTCGTTCCAGAACATGAACAAGCGTCAGCTGATCCTGCACCTGACCGAGTGGAACGGCTTCGACAACTACACCGCCCAGCTCTCCAGCTCCGAGTTCTGGCACACCGCCGGCCGCTCGGTGGCCTTCACGCTGGTCAACGTGATCCTGATCATGGTCTTCGGCACGCTGACCGGCCTGCTGCTCAACCGGCTCGGCAAGAAGATGCGGCTCTTCCTCTCCGTCGGCCTGATCATGGCCTGGGCGATGCCGTTCGTGGCCCAGTCCACCGTCTTCACCTGGCTCTTCGACTCCCACTACGGCGTCGTGAACTGGGGCCTGGACAAGCTCGGCTGGCACAGCATGGCCACCTACAACTGGTACAGCTCGCAGCTCTCCACGTTCTTCGTGATCGTGCTACTGATCGTCTGGGGCTCGATCCCGTTCGTGGCGTTCAACACGTACGCGGGCCTGACCACCATCCCGACCGAGCTGTACGAGGCGGCCCGGATGGACGGCGCCGGATCGTTCAAGATCTTCAGCGCGGTGATCTTCCCGAGCCTGAAGCCGTTCTTCCTGGGGACGACCTTCCTGGAGATCATCTGGGTCTTCAAGTGCTTCACCCAGGTCTTCACCATCAACAACGGCGGGCCCGAGCGGCTCACCGAGACGCTCCCCGTCTACGCCTTCGTCGAGGGCATGGGCAACCAGCACTACGGAATCGGCGGCGCGATCGCCATGCTCACCATCGTGATGCTTGGTGTGGCGATGACGTACTACTTCCGGATCATCATGAAGCAGGAGGACGAGCTGTGA
- a CDS encoding glycoside hydrolase family 3 protein, translating to MSILIPSAQASDQLHRDALAVLQPGFVGSTPPEWLRRHMAAGLGSVALFGRNVTDAAQLTALTAALRAENPDILVAIDEEGGDVTRLEVGSGSSWPGNLALGAIDDPALTRDVARELGRALAACGINYNWAPSADVNSNPGNPVIGVRSFGADPELCARHTAAWVEGLQSAGVAACAKHFPGHGDTNIDSHHGLPLIDVDVDLLRSRDLVPFKAAIAAGAKAMMTAHIMIPVLDPELPATLSKAVLNDLLRARPEDGGLGYDGLIVTDAIEMGAIADTYGIAEGTLLAIEAGADAICVGGGLADEDTVIQLRDAIVTAVRSGRLGEERLADAAQRVRNLGSWARIEAQGERLEPDLAIGLQAARRALRVVRAPGLAVAPVTDRPYVASFSPQANIAVGDETPWGVAGILAARLPGTRTEDFGPDEASPERLDALVARVVAGAQGRRLVLMVRDVHRYDWMSAALHRLVAARPDALVVEMGVPQAAPVGALHIATHGAARVCGLAAVEVLTGQPQAMG from the coding sequence GTGAGCATCCTGATCCCCAGTGCCCAGGCCAGCGACCAGCTGCACCGCGACGCGCTCGCCGTGCTCCAGCCCGGCTTCGTCGGCTCCACCCCGCCCGAGTGGCTGCGCCGGCACATGGCGGCCGGCCTCGGTTCGGTGGCCCTGTTCGGACGCAACGTCACGGACGCCGCCCAGCTGACCGCGCTCACCGCCGCCCTGCGCGCGGAGAACCCGGACATCCTGGTCGCCATCGACGAGGAGGGCGGCGACGTCACCCGCCTGGAGGTCGGCTCCGGCTCCTCCTGGCCCGGCAACCTCGCCCTCGGCGCGATCGACGACCCGGCGCTGACCCGCGACGTCGCCCGGGAGCTCGGCCGCGCGCTGGCCGCCTGCGGCATCAACTACAACTGGGCGCCGTCCGCCGACGTCAACTCCAACCCGGGCAACCCGGTCATCGGCGTGCGCTCCTTCGGCGCCGACCCCGAGCTCTGCGCGCGGCACACCGCCGCCTGGGTCGAGGGCCTCCAGTCGGCCGGTGTCGCGGCCTGTGCCAAGCACTTCCCGGGGCACGGCGACACCAACATCGACTCGCACCACGGGCTTCCGCTGATCGACGTCGACGTGGACCTGCTGCGCTCGCGTGACCTCGTCCCGTTCAAGGCCGCCATCGCGGCCGGGGCGAAGGCCATGATGACGGCCCACATCATGATCCCGGTGCTCGACCCCGAGCTGCCGGCCACGCTCAGCAAGGCCGTGCTCAACGACCTGCTGCGGGCCCGTCCGGAGGACGGCGGCCTCGGCTACGACGGCCTGATCGTCACCGACGCGATCGAGATGGGCGCCATCGCGGACACCTACGGCATCGCCGAGGGCACGCTGCTGGCCATCGAGGCCGGGGCCGACGCGATCTGCGTCGGCGGCGGGCTCGCCGACGAGGACACCGTGATCCAGCTGCGCGACGCCATCGTGACGGCGGTGCGCTCCGGCCGGCTCGGCGAGGAGCGTCTGGCGGACGCCGCCCAGCGGGTCCGCAACCTCGGCAGCTGGGCCCGGATCGAGGCCCAGGGCGAGCGGCTGGAGCCCGATCTGGCGATCGGCCTGCAGGCCGCCCGCCGGGCCCTGCGCGTGGTCCGCGCCCCGGGCCTGGCGGTGGCGCCGGTGACGGACCGTCCGTACGTGGCCTCGTTCTCCCCGCAGGCGAACATCGCCGTCGGTGACGAGACGCCCTGGGGGGTGGCGGGCATCCTGGCGGCCCGTCTGCCCGGCACCCGTACCGAGGACTTCGGTCCGGACGAGGCCTCTCCCGAGCGGCTGGACGCGCTGGTCGCCCGGGTGGTCGCCGGGGCGCAGGGTCGTCGGCTGGTCCTGATGGTCCGTGACGTGCACCGCTACGACTGGATGTCGGCGGCGCTGCACCGGCTGGTGGCGGCCCGTCCGGACGCACTGGTGGTCGAGATGGGCGTGCCCCAGGCGGCGCCCGTCGGAGCCCTGCACATCGCCACCCACGGCGCCGCACGGGTGTGCGGGCTGGCGGCGGTCGAGGTGCTCACCGGGCAGCCGCAGGCGATGGGCTGA
- a CDS encoding GntR family transcriptional regulator — MTSDGGTTAQVNDPQAKSLPTQPAPAGARVPKYYGLKRHLLQLTETQPAGTPVPPERALAAQFDTSRTTVRQALQELVVEGRLERIQGKGTFVAKPKVAQALQLTSYTEDMRAQGLEPTSRLIEVGYITADDRLAPLLDIKAGGRVLRIERLRLANGDPMAIEVAHLSAKRFPALRRNLVKHNSLYTALREVYGVTVAEAEETIETTLANPREAGLLGSDLGLPMLQLARHSFDADGAPVEWVRSIYRGDRYKFITRLQRPR, encoded by the coding sequence ATGACCAGCGACGGGGGCACCACAGCCCAGGTGAACGACCCCCAGGCGAAGAGCCTCCCGACGCAGCCCGCCCCGGCGGGCGCCCGGGTGCCGAAGTACTACGGTCTCAAGCGCCACCTGCTCCAGCTGACCGAGACCCAGCCGGCCGGCACCCCGGTACCGCCCGAGCGGGCCCTCGCCGCCCAGTTCGACACCTCCCGCACCACCGTCCGGCAGGCCCTGCAGGAGCTGGTGGTCGAGGGGCGCCTGGAGCGCATCCAGGGCAAGGGGACGTTCGTCGCCAAGCCCAAGGTCGCCCAGGCCCTGCAGCTCACCTCCTACACCGAGGACATGCGCGCCCAGGGCCTGGAGCCCACCTCCCGGCTGATCGAGGTCGGCTACATCACCGCGGACGACCGGCTCGCCCCGCTGCTGGACATCAAGGCCGGCGGCCGGGTGCTGCGGATCGAGCGCCTGCGGCTGGCCAACGGCGACCCGATGGCGATCGAGGTGGCCCACCTCTCCGCCAAGCGCTTCCCGGCACTGCGCCGCAACCTGGTCAAGCACAACTCGCTCTACACCGCGCTGCGCGAGGTGTACGGGGTCACCGTGGCCGAGGCCGAGGAGACCATCGAGACCACCCTGGCCAACCCGCGCGAGGCCGGCCTGCTCGGTTCGGACCTCGGCCTGCCGATGCTCCAGCTCGCCCGGCACTCCTTCGACGCCGACGGCGCGCCGGTGGAGTGGGTGCGCTCGATCTACCGCGGCGACCGCTACAAGTTCATCACCCGCCTCCAGCGGCCGAGGTAG
- a CDS encoding carbohydrate ABC transporter permease → MSRSFLGRSWANVVAVLLFVFFAFPVYWMATTAFKQNGDIISKTPVFLPLNGTLEHFTTATGAPQFWEMVSNSVIVTVSSVVASLVIATLASFAIARMKFRGRKTFILVIMLAQMAPWEVMVIAVYLIVRDNGMLNSLIPLTIFYMMMVLPFTIWTLRGFISAVPKELEESAMVDGCTRPQAFIKVVFPLLAPGLMSTSLFGFITAWNEFPLVLVLNKATGPGTTQTLPLWLTSFQTTFGDDWGATMAASTLFSLPILVLFLFLQRKAVGGMTAGAVKG, encoded by the coding sequence GTGAGCCGCTCTTTCCTTGGACGCAGCTGGGCCAACGTCGTCGCGGTCCTCCTCTTCGTCTTCTTCGCCTTCCCCGTCTACTGGATGGCCACCACGGCCTTCAAGCAGAACGGGGACATCATCAGCAAGACGCCGGTCTTCCTCCCGCTGAACGGCACGCTGGAGCACTTCACCACCGCCACCGGCGCCCCGCAGTTCTGGGAGATGGTGAGCAACAGCGTCATCGTCACCGTCTCCTCGGTCGTCGCCTCGCTGGTGATCGCCACCCTGGCGTCCTTCGCGATCGCCCGGATGAAGTTCCGGGGCCGCAAGACGTTCATCCTGGTGATCATGCTGGCCCAGATGGCGCCCTGGGAGGTCATGGTGATCGCCGTCTACCTGATCGTCCGTGACAACGGCATGCTCAACAGCCTGATCCCGCTGACGATCTTCTACATGATGATGGTGCTCCCCTTCACGATCTGGACGCTGCGCGGCTTCATCTCCGCGGTGCCCAAGGAGCTGGAGGAGTCGGCGATGGTGGACGGCTGCACCCGTCCGCAGGCCTTCATCAAGGTGGTCTTCCCACTGCTGGCCCCCGGTCTGATGTCGACCTCGCTCTTCGGCTTCATCACCGCCTGGAACGAGTTCCCGCTCGTCCTGGTCCTCAACAAGGCCACCGGGCCCGGCACCACGCAGACCCTGCCGCTCTGGCTGACCTCGTTCCAGACCACCTTCGGCGACGACTGGGGTGCCACCATGGCGGCCTCCACGCTGTTCTCCCTGCCGATCCTGGTCCTCTTCCTCTTCCTGCAGCGCAAGGCCGTCGGCGGCATGACCGCCGGCGCGGTGAAGGGCTGA
- the mctP gene encoding monocarboxylate uptake permease MctP, whose product MNHHVNVLALTVFLVFFALVTVMGFLASRWRRADDAQHLHEWGLGGRSFGTWVTWFLLGGDLYTAYTFVAVPAVIYGVGAAGFFAVPYTIIAYPLVFLFLPRLWSVARVHGYVTTADFVRGRYGSKVLSLAVALTGILATMPYIALQLVGIQAVLDVLGVGGGENSNWFVKDLPLFLAFAVLAAYTYSSGLRAPALIAFVKDTLVYIVIIVAVIYIPMRLGGYGHIFDAAAQKFEKPNPVTGKPTGFLVTPESAQWTYATLALGSAMALFMYPHSVTGVLASKSRRTVRRNMAIMPAYSFMLGLLALLGFMAIAAGVGKGVKGYNAQLAVPQLFADMFPDWFTGVAFAAIGIGALVPAAIMSIAAANLFTRNIYKDFIKPTATAAEETRVAKIASLLVKVGALAFVLLMDKQFAINLQLLGGLWILQTFVSLVGGLFTRWFHRWALLAGWAVGMVYGTWTAYGIKAATTKHFGGSAAEIPGIGEIGYIGVTAFVLNLLVAVVLTLVLRAFKAPEGVDETSPSDYRAEAGEEQVENAPVPVAAH is encoded by the coding sequence ATGAACCACCACGTCAACGTGCTCGCCCTGACCGTGTTCCTGGTCTTCTTCGCGCTGGTCACGGTGATGGGCTTCCTCGCCTCGCGCTGGCGCCGGGCGGACGACGCCCAGCACCTGCACGAGTGGGGCCTGGGCGGCCGCAGCTTCGGCACCTGGGTCACCTGGTTCCTGCTCGGCGGGGACCTCTACACCGCGTACACCTTCGTCGCCGTACCGGCGGTGATCTACGGCGTGGGCGCGGCCGGCTTCTTCGCGGTGCCGTACACGATCATCGCGTACCCGCTGGTCTTCCTCTTCCTGCCGCGGCTCTGGTCGGTCGCCCGGGTGCACGGGTACGTCACCACCGCCGACTTCGTCCGCGGGCGCTACGGCTCCAAGGTCCTCTCGCTGGCGGTCGCGCTGACCGGGATCCTCGCCACCATGCCGTACATCGCGCTCCAGCTGGTCGGCATCCAGGCGGTGCTGGACGTGCTGGGCGTCGGCGGCGGCGAGAACTCCAACTGGTTCGTCAAGGACCTGCCGCTGTTCCTGGCCTTCGCGGTGCTGGCCGCGTACACCTACTCCTCCGGACTGCGGGCGCCGGCCCTGATCGCCTTCGTCAAGGACACCCTGGTCTACATCGTGATCATCGTCGCGGTGATCTACATCCCGATGCGGCTCGGCGGCTACGGCCACATCTTCGACGCCGCCGCCCAGAAGTTCGAGAAGCCCAATCCGGTCACCGGCAAGCCCACCGGCTTCCTGGTCACGCCGGAGAGCGCGCAGTGGACGTACGCCACACTGGCGCTCGGATCAGCGATGGCGCTGTTCATGTACCCGCACTCGGTGACCGGCGTGCTCGCCTCGAAGTCCCGCCGGACGGTACGGCGCAACATGGCGATCATGCCCGCGTACTCGTTCATGCTGGGCCTGCTGGCACTGCTCGGCTTCATGGCCATCGCGGCCGGGGTCGGCAAGGGCGTCAAGGGCTACAACGCGCAGCTGGCGGTGCCGCAGCTGTTCGCCGACATGTTCCCGGACTGGTTCACCGGGGTCGCCTTCGCGGCGATCGGGATCGGCGCGCTGGTGCCGGCCGCGATCATGTCGATCGCGGCCGCCAACCTGTTCACCCGCAACATCTACAAGGACTTCATCAAGCCGACCGCCACCGCGGCCGAGGAGACCAGGGTCGCCAAGATCGCTTCGCTGCTGGTGAAGGTCGGCGCACTGGCCTTCGTCCTGTTGATGGACAAGCAGTTCGCGATCAACCTGCAGCTGCTCGGCGGCCTGTGGATCCTGCAGACCTTCGTCTCGCTGGTCGGCGGCCTGTTCACCCGCTGGTTCCACCGCTGGGCCCTGCTCGCGGGCTGGGCGGTCGGCATGGTCTACGGCACCTGGACGGCCTACGGGATCAAGGCCGCCACCACGAAGCACTTCGGCGGCAGCGCGGCCGAGATCCCCGGCATCGGGGAGATCGGCTACATCGGCGTGACCGCCTTCGTGCTGAACCTGCTGGTCGCCGTGGTGCTGACGCTGGTGCTGCGGGCCTTCAAGGCCCCCGAGGGCGTCGACGAGACCAGCCCGTCCGACTACCGGGCGGAGGCCGGCGAGGAGCAGGTCGAGAACGCGCCGGTGCCGGTGGCGGCGCACTGA
- a CDS encoding histidine phosphatase family protein produces the protein MAELGTTLNGQQPGVQPDVQPGGRQPAEQPADRQPGGQPAAVYQVKGRRPVNGRHRPAPASRQPSVLIATRHGESTANVEFQLAEAAGALSVPISCRDADIPLSMNGRRQAQALGHWWAGLPAADRPRSVWCSPYVRTAETARIALAQAAGLGAVPISLAVRYDERLRDRELGILEMLPRAAIEAQHPQEADRRRKMGELYYRPPGGESWSDVALRVRSCLRDLREEEDGNPVLLVAHDCTVLMLRYALDRLTEQQLLELEQVRNCSTSVWRAADGRLRRERWNAIEHLSADG, from the coding sequence ATGGCAGAGCTCGGCACCACCCTGAACGGACAGCAGCCCGGCGTGCAGCCCGACGTGCAGCCCGGCGGACGGCAACCCGCCGAGCAGCCCGCGGACCGGCAGCCGGGGGGGCAGCCCGCCGCCGTCTACCAGGTGAAGGGCCGGCGGCCGGTGAACGGCCGGCACCGGCCCGCGCCCGCCTCCCGTCAGCCGTCCGTGCTGATCGCCACCCGGCACGGCGAGTCCACCGCCAACGTGGAGTTCCAGCTGGCCGAGGCTGCCGGCGCGCTGAGCGTGCCGATCAGCTGCCGGGACGCCGACATCCCGCTCTCCATGAACGGCCGCCGGCAGGCGCAGGCGCTCGGCCACTGGTGGGCCGGGCTGCCCGCGGCGGACCGTCCGCGCAGCGTCTGGTGCTCCCCCTACGTCAGGACCGCCGAGACGGCCCGGATCGCGCTCGCCCAGGCGGCCGGCCTCGGGGCCGTCCCGATCTCGCTGGCCGTCCGCTACGACGAGCGGCTGCGCGACCGCGAGCTGGGCATCCTGGAGATGCTGCCTCGGGCCGCGATCGAGGCCCAGCACCCGCAGGAGGCCGACCGGCGGCGCAAGATGGGCGAGCTGTACTACCGGCCGCCGGGCGGCGAGTCCTGGTCGGACGTCGCCCTGCGGGTCCGCAGCTGCCTGCGCGACCTGCGGGAGGAGGAGGACGGGAATCCGGTCCTGCTGGTGGCGCACGACTGCACCGTGCTCATGCTGCGCTACGCGCTGGACCGGCTCACCGAGCAGCAGCTGCTGGAGCTGGAACAGGTCCGCAACTGCTCGACCAGCGTGTGGCGGGCCGCGGACGGCCGGCTGCGCAGAGAGCGCTGGAACGCGATCGAGCACCTGTCCGCGGACGGCTGA
- a CDS encoding DUF3311 domain-containing protein — translation MKESLPEPPPVPVPVVTPERVLAGLSLLVPIVALLWVSSYAKTGPRLGGIPFFYWYQMLWVPASALFTVAAYLLITRDERARKAARAGELG, via the coding sequence GTGAAAGAGTCCCTGCCCGAACCGCCACCCGTCCCGGTGCCCGTGGTCACGCCGGAGCGCGTACTGGCCGGGCTCAGTCTGCTGGTCCCGATCGTCGCGCTGCTCTGGGTCTCCTCGTACGCCAAGACCGGGCCGAGACTGGGCGGGATCCCGTTCTTCTACTGGTACCAGATGCTCTGGGTCCCGGCGTCGGCCCTCTTCACGGTGGCCGCCTACCTGCTGATCACCCGCGACGAGAGGGCCCGCAAGGCCGCCCGGGCCGGTGAGCTCGGATGA
- a CDS encoding extracellular solute-binding protein, with amino-acid sequence MKRQLMAMFGIAALAASVAGCGAGAKPAHDGAGSSADPKEMTGTVTVWLMNDAQTSWPELVQQVNDDFAAKYPKVTLKLAYQEWTQKVAKLDGALEQGNAPDVVELGNTETMKYILNGSLAPVDKTTFDNADSWIRGLVNTCTYQDKLFCVPYYAGARVAIYNSAMLQQATGGADLPQTEDELRSALDKVQDKNKADKTFSSLYLPGPYWYAAMSYVSAFGGSIARFDSAGNWHGTLSTPESQKGIQYFADLVKKYNHGDLTVNESGQATVLARKHAAVMYGNGWEAGSAVAPVTGEPTLKDSVKVATMPGPNGKPLPSFIGGSDLAVTSKSPVQALAADWIRMFTSTKSEQVLADKDILPNNLVQLDPLKNKPATAAAANAVPDAWFTPLAPGWGAIEKQNVLVDMLNSIMGGKSVDQATKEADAQIDQLINKPS; translated from the coding sequence GTGAAGCGTCAGCTCATGGCGATGTTCGGGATCGCGGCCCTGGCCGCCTCGGTCGCGGGATGTGGCGCCGGCGCCAAGCCCGCCCACGACGGGGCCGGCTCCTCGGCGGACCCGAAGGAGATGACCGGCACGGTCACGGTCTGGCTGATGAACGACGCCCAGACCAGCTGGCCGGAGCTGGTCCAGCAGGTCAACGACGACTTCGCGGCCAAGTACCCCAAGGTCACCCTGAAGCTGGCGTACCAGGAGTGGACCCAGAAGGTCGCCAAGCTGGACGGCGCGCTGGAGCAGGGCAACGCCCCGGACGTGGTCGAGCTCGGCAACACCGAGACCATGAAGTACATCCTCAACGGCTCGCTCGCGCCCGTCGACAAGACCACCTTCGACAACGCCGACAGCTGGATCCGGGGCCTCGTCAACACCTGTACGTACCAGGACAAGCTGTTCTGCGTGCCGTACTACGCGGGTGCGCGGGTCGCCATCTACAACTCGGCGATGCTCCAGCAGGCGACCGGCGGCGCGGACCTCCCGCAGACCGAGGACGAGCTCAGATCCGCGCTCGACAAGGTGCAGGACAAGAACAAGGCCGACAAGACCTTCTCCTCGCTGTACCTGCCCGGCCCGTACTGGTACGCCGCGATGAGCTACGTGTCCGCGTTCGGCGGATCGATCGCCCGCTTCGACAGCGCCGGCAACTGGCACGGCACGCTGAGCACCCCGGAGTCCCAGAAGGGCATCCAGTACTTCGCCGATCTGGTGAAGAAGTACAACCACGGGGATCTGACGGTCAACGAGAGCGGCCAGGCCACCGTGCTGGCCCGCAAGCACGCCGCCGTGATGTACGGAAACGGCTGGGAGGCCGGCAGCGCCGTCGCGCCGGTCACCGGGGAGCCGACCCTGAAGGACTCGGTCAAGGTGGCGACGATGCCGGGCCCGAACGGCAAGCCGCTGCCCTCCTTCATCGGGGGCTCCGACCTCGCGGTGACCTCGAAGTCGCCGGTGCAGGCGCTGGCCGCGGACTGGATCCGGATGTTCACCAGCACCAAGTCCGAGCAGGTCCTGGCGGACAAGGACATCCTGCCGAACAACCTGGTCCAGCTGGACCCGCTGAAGAACAAGCCCGCCACCGCGGCCGCCGCCAACGCGGTGCCGGATGCCTGGTTCACCCCGCTGGCGCCGGGCTGGGGTGCGATCGAGAAGCAGAACGTGCTGGTCGACATGCTGAACTCGATCATGGGCGGGAAGTCGGTGGACCAGGCCACCAAGGAGGCCGACGCCCAGATCGACCAGCTGATCAACAAGCCCTCCTGA
- a CDS encoding extracellular solute-binding protein has protein sequence MKRQLIAAVGVAAMVVGLAACGSDGKKADDASGKAKDYTGKTVTAWFMDGSAPQAWQDGVKADFEAQYPGAKLNIQVQKWDGIGQKVTTALSEGSVDLLEIGNTQTAGYAATGGLADLTSAKADLGGKDWAANLNESSVMDGKQYAAPWYFSNRVVIYNKALWTKAGITGTPKTLDEFYADLDKLKTTEGVTNPIYLPGQEWYTYFGLIAGSGGKIAKQDGSNWVGNLESPEAKAAFATYQKLQSYSSAPKDKDEATPQQMTLFPKGDVGAMIGLGWEAPAAKDMPAENVGYFPLPGVTADKPSGVFLGGSNLAIPAAGKNQDLAKGLLKIALSDKYEGQMATTGLIPNKASLNNLATTPFAQAAIPASANGATTPNIASWANVENNPNPIKDFMTAVLTGTDYDTAAKKYDAEITKRLGQKQ, from the coding sequence GTGAAGCGTCAGCTCATCGCGGCGGTCGGCGTCGCAGCAATGGTCGTCGGTCTGGCTGCCTGTGGTTCGGACGGCAAGAAGGCCGACGACGCCAGCGGCAAGGCCAAGGACTACACCGGCAAGACCGTGACCGCGTGGTTCATGGACGGTTCGGCGCCGCAGGCGTGGCAGGACGGCGTCAAGGCCGACTTCGAGGCGCAGTACCCGGGTGCCAAGCTCAACATCCAGGTCCAGAAGTGGGACGGCATCGGCCAGAAGGTCACCACCGCCCTCTCCGAGGGTTCGGTCGACCTCCTGGAGATCGGCAACACCCAGACCGCGGGCTACGCCGCGACCGGCGGCCTCGCCGACCTGACCTCGGCCAAGGCCGACCTCGGTGGCAAGGACTGGGCCGCCAACCTGAACGAGTCCTCGGTGATGGACGGCAAGCAGTACGCCGCCCCGTGGTACTTCTCCAACCGCGTCGTGATCTACAACAAGGCGCTCTGGACCAAGGCCGGCATCACCGGCACCCCGAAGACGCTGGACGAGTTCTACGCCGACCTCGACAAGCTGAAGACCACCGAGGGTGTCACCAACCCGATCTACCTGCCCGGCCAGGAGTGGTACACCTACTTCGGCCTGATCGCCGGCAGCGGCGGCAAGATCGCGAAGCAGGACGGCTCGAACTGGGTCGGCAACCTGGAGTCCCCGGAGGCCAAGGCCGCCTTCGCGACCTACCAGAAGCTGCAGAGCTACTCCAGCGCGCCGAAGGACAAGGACGAGGCCACCCCGCAGCAGATGACGCTCTTCCCCAAGGGCGACGTCGGCGCGATGATCGGCCTCGGCTGGGAGGCCCCCGCGGCCAAGGACATGCCGGCCGAGAACGTGGGCTACTTCCCGCTCCCGGGTGTGACCGCCGACAAGCCGTCCGGCGTCTTCCTCGGTGGCTCGAACCTGGCCATCCCGGCCGCGGGCAAGAACCAGGACCTGGCCAAGGGCCTGCTCAAGATCGCGCTCTCGGACAAGTACGAGGGCCAGATGGCCACCACCGGCCTGATCCCGAACAAGGCCTCGCTGAACAACCTGGCCACCACCCCGTTCGCGCAGGCGGCCATCCCGGCCAGCGCCAACGGTGCGACCACGCCGAACATCGCCTCCTGGGCGAACGTCGAGAACAACCCGAACCCGATCAAGGACTTCATGACCGCGGTCCTCACGGGTACGGACTACGACACGGCCGCCAAGAAGTACGACGCGGAGATCACCAAGCGTCTCGGCCAGAAGCAGTAG
- a CDS encoding SIS domain-containing protein has protein sequence MSDPQTVPTVPGRIMAAEMAEQPAVLQRILDEGAPRIREIAAEIASRGPRFVLLTARGTSDNAALYAKYLIEILLGKPAGLTSMSTTTAYGAEPDLTDVLVITVSQSGGSPDLVASTRAAREAGAITLAVTNNAASPLAEVSEFHIDVLAGPEKALPATKTYTAELLALYLLVEGLRGGDGAAAEDLPGLAAGILARQGEVRALAERYRFAQRLVITSRGYGYPTAREAALKLMETTYIPASPFSGADLLHGPLAMVDNVSPVIAIVPDGKGGEALQPVLDRLRGRGADLVVIGQQAQVDAASAGFALPSGVPEEVQTILEILPLQLLAYEVTIARGQDPDAPRALAKVTETH, from the coding sequence ATGTCCGACCCTCAGACCGTCCCGACCGTTCCCGGCAGGATCATGGCGGCGGAGATGGCCGAGCAGCCGGCCGTCCTGCAGCGCATCCTCGACGAGGGCGCCCCGAGGATCCGCGAGATCGCGGCCGAGATCGCCTCCCGCGGTCCGCGGTTCGTCCTGCTCACCGCGCGCGGCACGTCCGACAACGCGGCGCTGTACGCGAAGTACCTGATCGAGATCCTGCTCGGCAAGCCGGCCGGCCTGACCTCGATGTCCACCACCACCGCCTACGGCGCCGAGCCGGATCTCACCGACGTGCTGGTCATCACCGTCAGCCAGTCCGGCGGCTCGCCCGACCTGGTCGCCTCCACCAGGGCGGCCCGCGAGGCCGGCGCGATCACGCTCGCGGTGACCAACAACGCGGCCTCGCCGCTGGCCGAGGTGTCCGAGTTCCACATCGACGTGCTGGCCGGCCCGGAGAAGGCACTGCCCGCCACCAAGACCTACACGGCGGAGTTGCTGGCGCTGTACCTGCTGGTCGAGGGCCTGCGCGGCGGTGACGGCGCCGCCGCCGAGGATCTGCCGGGGCTGGCCGCCGGCATCCTGGCCCGCCAGGGCGAGGTCAGGGCGCTGGCCGAGCGCTACCGCTTCGCCCAGCGCCTGGTGATCACCTCGCGCGGCTACGGCTACCCGACCGCCCGCGAGGCGGCCCTGAAGCTCATGGAGACCACCTACATCCCCGCCTCGCCCTTCTCGGGGGCGGACCTGCTGCACGGGCCGCTGGCCATGGTGGACAACGTCTCCCCGGTCATCGCGATCGTTCCGGACGGCAAGGGCGGAGAGGCCCTGCAGCCCGTCCTGGACCGCCTGCGCGGCCGGGGGGCGGACCTCGTGGTGATCGGCCAGCAGGCCCAGGTCGACGCCGCCTCGGCGGGCTTCGCGCTCCCCTCCGGCGTACCCGAGGAGGTCCAGACGATCCTGGAGATCCTCCCGCTCCAGCTGCTGGCGTACGAGGTGACCATCGCCCGCGGCCAGGATCCGGACGCCCCCCGCGCACTGGCGAAGGTCACCGAGACCCACTGA